From the genome of Alkalilimnicola sp. S0819, one region includes:
- a CDS encoding NADP-dependent malic enzyme, with translation MADDLRDSALEYHRSPTPGKVQVVPTKPLANQRDLALAYSPGVAYACEAIAEDPYQASNYTSRGNLVAVITNGTAVLGLGAIGPLAAKPVMEGKGVLFKKFSGIDVFDIEIDERDPDKLVDIIAALEPTFGGINLEDIKAPECFEVERKLRERMNIPVFHDDQHGTAIITAAAVLNALRVVGKNWEDVTLVCSGAGAAAIACLDLLVSMGMRKDHITVLDSKGVVHSGRDKLDERKAGYARETEARTLCDAIEGADIFLGVSGPGVLKPDMVAKMADKPIIMALANPTPEILPEEALEVRPDAIIATGRSDYPNQVNNVLCFPFIFRGALDVGATSINEEMKLAAVKAIADLAMAEASDVVVAAYGGKATRFGPDYLIPKPFDPRLITRIAPAVAQAAMDSGVATRPIEDFHTYRLRLNQFVFQSGLVMKPIFERARSETKRVVYSDGEEDRILQAVQALVDDSLVEPILIGRRRVVEMRIKRLGLRLEAGRDFELVDPEDDPRYREYWTLYHSIMERKGVTPARARTVVRTRTGVIAALMVRRGEADAMISGTVGTFHRQLKHIDEIIGRRPGVRNIAAMNVLIMPKGTFFLCDTYVNHNPNAEELAEMTVLAADEVRRFGITPKVALLSHSNFGSSAAPSAQKMRDALTLIEARDPSLEVEGEMHGDAAVNEALRRRILPSARLSGQANLLILPDLDAANISFNLVKAIGEGVSVGPILLGTAKPAHIMTNSATVRSIVNMSALASVEASMLEADEQ, from the coding sequence ATGGCCGACGACCTGCGCGACAGCGCGCTCGAGTATCACCGTTCCCCCACCCCCGGCAAGGTTCAGGTCGTCCCGACCAAGCCGCTGGCGAACCAGCGCGACCTGGCCCTGGCCTACTCCCCGGGCGTGGCCTACGCCTGCGAAGCCATCGCCGAGGACCCCTACCAGGCCTCCAACTACACCTCCCGGGGCAATCTGGTGGCGGTCATCACCAACGGCACCGCCGTGCTCGGCCTGGGCGCCATCGGCCCCCTGGCGGCCAAGCCGGTGATGGAAGGCAAGGGCGTGCTGTTCAAGAAGTTCTCGGGCATCGATGTGTTCGACATCGAGATCGACGAGCGGGACCCGGACAAGCTGGTGGACATCATCGCCGCCCTGGAGCCCACCTTCGGCGGCATCAACCTGGAAGACATCAAGGCGCCGGAATGCTTCGAGGTGGAGCGCAAGCTGCGTGAGCGGATGAACATCCCCGTGTTCCACGACGACCAGCACGGCACCGCCATCATCACCGCCGCCGCCGTGCTCAACGCCCTGCGCGTGGTGGGCAAGAACTGGGAAGACGTCACGCTGGTTTGCTCCGGCGCCGGCGCCGCCGCCATCGCCTGCCTGGACCTGCTGGTCAGCATGGGCATGCGCAAGGACCACATCACCGTCCTCGACTCCAAGGGCGTGGTACACAGCGGCCGCGACAAGCTCGATGAGCGCAAGGCCGGCTACGCCCGGGAGACGGAAGCCCGCACCCTGTGCGACGCCATCGAGGGCGCCGACATCTTCCTGGGCGTCTCCGGCCCCGGCGTGCTCAAGCCCGACATGGTCGCCAAGATGGCCGACAAGCCCATCATCATGGCGCTGGCCAACCCCACCCCCGAGATCCTCCCCGAGGAAGCCCTGGAGGTGCGCCCGGACGCCATCATCGCCACCGGCCGCTCGGACTACCCCAACCAGGTCAACAACGTCCTGTGCTTCCCCTTCATCTTCCGTGGCGCGCTGGACGTGGGCGCGACCAGCATCAACGAAGAGATGAAGCTCGCCGCGGTGAAAGCCATCGCCGATCTGGCCATGGCCGAGGCCAGCGACGTGGTAGTGGCGGCTTATGGCGGCAAGGCCACCCGCTTCGGCCCCGACTACCTGATCCCCAAGCCCTTCGACCCGCGGTTGATCACCCGCATCGCCCCGGCCGTGGCCCAGGCGGCGATGGACTCCGGCGTCGCCACCCGGCCCATCGAGGATTTCCACACCTACCGGCTGCGGCTCAACCAGTTCGTGTTCCAGTCCGGTCTGGTCATGAAGCCCATCTTCGAGCGCGCCCGCAGCGAGACCAAGCGGGTGGTGTACTCCGACGGCGAGGAGGACCGCATCCTGCAGGCCGTTCAGGCGCTGGTGGACGACAGCCTGGTGGAGCCGATCCTGATCGGCCGTCGTCGAGTGGTGGAAATGCGCATCAAGCGTCTGGGCCTGCGCCTGGAGGCGGGGCGCGACTTCGAGCTGGTGGACCCGGAGGACGATCCCCGCTATCGCGAATACTGGACGCTGTATCACAGCATCATGGAGCGCAAGGGCGTCACCCCGGCCCGGGCGCGGACCGTGGTGCGCACCCGCACCGGCGTCATCGCCGCGCTGATGGTGCGCCGAGGCGAGGCCGACGCCATGATCAGCGGCACCGTGGGCACCTTCCACCGTCAGCTGAAGCACATCGACGAGATCATCGGCCGACGTCCGGGCGTGCGCAACATCGCCGCCATGAACGTGCTGATCATGCCCAAGGGCACCTTCTTCCTCTGCGACACCTACGTCAATCACAACCCCAACGCCGAGGAGCTGGCGGAGATGACCGTGCTGGCCGCCGACGAGGTGCGCCGCTTCGGCATCACCCCCAAGGTCGCGCTGCTCTCCCACTCCAACTTCGGCAGCTCCGCCGCGCCCTCGGCGCAGAAGATGCGCGATGCGCTGACGCTGATCGAGGCGCGCGATCCCAGCCTGGAGGTGGAAGGCGAGATGCACGGCGACGCCGCGGTCAACGAGGCCCTGCGCCGGCGCATCCTCCCCAGCGCGCGGCTCTCCGGCCAGGCGAACCTGCTGATCCTGCCCGACCTGGACGCCGCCAACATCAGCTTCAACCTGGTGAAGGCCATCGGCGAGGGCGTCTCGGTGGGGCCGATCCTGCTGGGCACCGCCAAGCCCGCGCACATCATGACCAACTCCGCCACCGTGCGCAGCATCGTCAACATGAGTGCGCTGGCCAGCGTGGAGGCAAGCATGCTGGAGGCGGATGAGCAGTAA
- a CDS encoding uroporphyrinogen-III C-methyltransferase: MSDEQNKNPGSKADKPNADQAKGAGTRAKTAKAAGQKPAASEARAGADKPADTRTAPSKDAPPGPAPSSPAKAPSKAAPTAKPPASRGTGIAWLALILSLLVGLAGVAGGYWLWQQLRAATDTSVTDTRLDALEARLVQREAALENALGSLRVEAEQKQAEAERLLTELAAGQQELRRRLDQVGRLAQTSRDEWMRSEAAYLAQIAVYRLNFQADVDTALAALQAADRLLAQLGTEALVQRRAVRDAVNRLLEVEQQDRARLDQALNGLIDQVPQLPLAAERLRETAAAEPREAAVNLPAEGWRARLDEAWGRFTDSLGELVVVRRDDGVLPLVAPEQRYFLRQNLTLRLETARLALHRDDAALYRDALVDAAEWLATWYDADAPGVVRARESLTELAGRELAPELPDIAPLLEPLKLFED; the protein is encoded by the coding sequence ATGAGCGACGAACAGAACAAGAATCCCGGCTCCAAGGCGGACAAACCCAACGCGGATCAGGCCAAGGGCGCCGGCACTCGAGCGAAAACCGCCAAGGCGGCCGGACAGAAGCCGGCCGCCAGCGAGGCGCGGGCCGGCGCCGACAAGCCCGCCGACACCCGAACCGCGCCGAGCAAAGATGCCCCCCCGGGCCCGGCTCCGTCTTCCCCGGCCAAGGCGCCGAGCAAGGCCGCCCCAACCGCAAAGCCGCCTGCATCGCGCGGTACAGGTATTGCCTGGCTGGCCTTGATCCTGAGCCTGCTGGTGGGGCTGGCCGGGGTCGCCGGCGGCTACTGGCTGTGGCAGCAACTGCGCGCGGCCACCGACACCAGCGTCACGGACACTCGCCTGGATGCCCTGGAAGCGCGGCTGGTCCAACGGGAAGCGGCCCTGGAAAACGCCCTGGGCAGCCTGCGCGTCGAAGCCGAGCAGAAGCAGGCCGAAGCCGAGCGCTTGCTCACCGAGCTGGCCGCCGGCCAGCAGGAACTGCGACGCCGACTGGACCAGGTAGGGCGCCTGGCACAGACCAGTCGCGATGAGTGGATGCGCTCCGAGGCCGCTTATCTCGCCCAGATCGCGGTCTATCGGCTCAATTTTCAGGCGGATGTGGATACGGCGCTCGCCGCGCTGCAGGCCGCTGACCGGCTGCTGGCACAACTGGGCACCGAGGCGCTGGTGCAGCGCCGTGCGGTGCGCGATGCGGTCAACCGCCTGCTGGAAGTGGAGCAGCAGGACCGTGCCCGCCTCGATCAGGCTCTGAACGGCCTGATCGACCAGGTGCCCCAGCTGCCCCTGGCCGCCGAGCGCTTGCGGGAAACCGCCGCCGCCGAGCCCCGGGAGGCTGCCGTGAACCTGCCCGCCGAGGGTTGGCGCGCCCGCCTGGACGAGGCCTGGGGGCGCTTCACCGACAGCCTCGGCGAGCTGGTGGTGGTGCGCCGGGACGATGGCGTGCTGCCCCTGGTCGCCCCGGAGCAGCGGTACTTCCTGCGACAGAACCTCACCCTGCGGCTGGAGACGGCGCGCCTGGCCTTGCACCGGGACGATGCCGCGCTGTATCGCGATGCGCTGGTCGATGCCGCCGAATGGCTCGCCACCTGGTATGACGCCGACGCGCCGGGGGTGGTTCGGGCGCGGGAGTCGCTCACCGAGCTGGCTGGGCGGGAGCTGGCGCCGGAGCTGCCGGATATTGCGCCGCTGCTCGAGCCCCTGAAACTCTTCGAGGATTAA
- a CDS encoding uroporphyrinogen-III synthase, protein MSLAGVGVLVTRPAAQAGPLCELVAGAGGEVWALPGIEIAPTPATSELEAALRAAAQADWWFFTSPNAVEHGLRALAERGIQRAEHTRVAAVGPGTARALEAAGVAVDLVPKGEASGAGLLAEPALADLRAQRLLLFRGEGGRRILPEGLATRGERLDIADVYTRMPPRVDPAPVRAALAARRIRVMTLSSGAALDHLLDLLGEAPLQALALVVLSPRLAEAARKRGLRGPIRVSEGTDDAQVLDAIIHLAQAWRR, encoded by the coding sequence GTGAGCCTCGCCGGTGTGGGGGTGCTGGTAACCCGGCCCGCGGCCCAGGCCGGCCCCCTGTGTGAACTGGTGGCCGGTGCCGGCGGCGAAGTCTGGGCCCTGCCCGGCATTGAGATCGCGCCCACACCGGCCACATCTGAACTGGAGGCGGCACTGCGGGCCGCCGCCCAGGCCGACTGGTGGTTCTTCACCAGCCCGAACGCGGTGGAGCATGGCTTGCGCGCCCTGGCGGAGCGGGGGATTCAGCGCGCGGAACACACCCGGGTCGCCGCCGTGGGGCCGGGTACCGCCCGTGCCCTGGAGGCCGCCGGGGTGGCGGTGGACCTGGTCCCGAAGGGGGAGGCCAGCGGCGCCGGCCTGCTTGCCGAGCCCGCCCTGGCCGATCTGCGGGCTCAGCGGCTGCTGCTGTTTCGTGGTGAAGGCGGGCGGCGCATACTGCCCGAAGGCCTGGCGACTCGCGGTGAGCGGCTGGATATCGCCGACGTTTACACGCGGATGCCGCCCCGAGTGGATCCGGCCCCGGTACGCGCCGCGCTGGCCGCGAGGCGTATCCGGGTGATGACCCTGAGCAGTGGCGCGGCGCTGGATCATCTGCTGGACTTGCTGGGTGAGGCGCCACTTCAAGCGCTGGCCCTGGTGGTGCTGAGCCCGCGCCTTGCCGAGGCGGCCCGGAAGCGGGGGCTGCGCGGGCCGATACGGGTCAGCGAGGGCACGGACGACGCCCAGGTACTGGACGCAATCATTCATTTGGCACAGGCATGGCGCAGATGA
- a CDS encoding YqaA family protein, producing the protein MALLTLFTVAFLAATLLPLYSEFMLAGLILQGYEPLAVWATATAGNTLGSAVNWALGRYLLHYQDRRWFPVKQKSLAKSQAWFQRWGVWSLLLAWLPVGGDPLTLVAGVMRVNFWLFLLLVAAGKAARYAFVIYAAGFL; encoded by the coding sequence TTGGCGCTGCTGACCCTCTTCACGGTGGCCTTTCTCGCGGCCACCTTGCTACCGCTCTACTCGGAGTTCATGCTCGCGGGCTTGATCCTGCAGGGCTACGAGCCCTTGGCGGTGTGGGCCACGGCGACGGCCGGCAACACCCTGGGCTCGGCGGTGAACTGGGCACTGGGCCGCTACCTGCTGCATTACCAGGACCGGCGCTGGTTCCCGGTAAAGCAGAAGAGCCTCGCGAAGAGCCAGGCCTGGTTCCAGCGCTGGGGGGTGTGGTCGCTGCTGCTCGCCTGGCTGCCGGTGGGCGGCGACCCCCTCACCCTGGTCGCCGGCGTAATGCGCGTGAACTTCTGGCTGTTCCTGCTGCTGGTGGCCGCGGGCAAAGCCGCGCGATACGCCTTCGTGATCTATGCGGCCGGGTTCCTGTAG
- the hemH gene encoding ferrochelatase has translation MSSKPQQGPDTSSAVLGVLLCNLGTPDAPTPAALRRYLGEFLWDPRVVEAPRPLWWLVLHGIILRLRPRRSAASYAEVWGEDGSPLLSISRRQTLAVEEALNRRLNQPVRVALGMRYGRPVIDEALRELKMNGAERIVVLPLYPQYSASTSASVFDAVARHYLAEREVPHLRYVRDYHDAPGYIRALANSVRAHWAAHGRGQRLLMSFHGIPAEYATRGDPYPRHCARTAELLAAELELAEQDWQLVFQSRFGPREWLQPYCDKTLEALPGEGIKQVDVICPGFTADCLETLEEIALSNAELYRKAGGERLSYIPALNDDAEHIEFLCGLLQQELGHWLKTPASP, from the coding sequence ATGAGCAGTAAGCCGCAGCAGGGACCGGACACGTCCAGCGCCGTGCTGGGCGTGTTGCTGTGCAATCTGGGCACACCCGACGCCCCCACGCCCGCCGCCCTGCGCCGCTATCTGGGCGAGTTCCTGTGGGACCCGCGGGTGGTGGAAGCGCCTCGCCCGCTGTGGTGGCTGGTCCTGCACGGCATCATCCTGCGACTCCGGCCACGCCGCTCCGCGGCCAGCTATGCCGAAGTCTGGGGCGAGGACGGCTCCCCGCTGCTCAGCATCTCCCGACGCCAGACCCTGGCGGTGGAAGAGGCGCTGAACCGGCGCCTGAACCAGCCGGTGCGGGTGGCGCTCGGCATGCGCTACGGCCGCCCGGTCATTGACGAGGCGCTGCGCGAGCTGAAGATGAACGGCGCCGAGCGCATCGTCGTGCTGCCCCTCTACCCGCAGTATTCCGCCTCCACCAGCGCCTCGGTCTTCGATGCCGTGGCCAGGCATTACCTGGCCGAGCGGGAAGTGCCGCATCTGCGCTACGTGCGTGACTATCACGACGCGCCGGGCTACATCCGCGCGCTGGCCAACAGCGTGCGCGCCCACTGGGCCGCCCACGGCCGGGGCCAGCGCCTGCTGATGTCCTTCCACGGCATCCCCGCCGAGTACGCCACCCGCGGCGACCCCTACCCCCGGCACTGCGCCCGCACCGCCGAGTTGCTGGCCGCCGAGCTGGAGCTCGCCGAGCAGGACTGGCAACTGGTGTTCCAGTCCCGCTTCGGCCCCAGGGAATGGCTGCAGCCCTACTGCGACAAGACCCTGGAGGCGCTGCCCGGCGAAGGCATCAAACAGGTGGACGTGATCTGCCCCGGCTTCACCGCCGACTGCCTGGAGACCCTGGAAGAGATCGCCCTGAGCAACGCCGAGCTCTACCGCAAGGCCGGTGGCGAGCGGCTCAGCTACATCCCCGCGCTGAACGACGACGCCGAGCACATCGAATTCCTCTGCGGCCTGCTGCAGCAGGAACTGGGCCACTGGCTGAAAACACCCGCCTCCCCGTAG
- a CDS encoding DUF924 family protein, translating to MPHQPDQVLRFWFEELDPAQWWAKDEALDAEIARRFGALLRRAAAGELHDWRTTPTGRLAEILVLDQFSRNIHRDTPAAFAQDPMALALAQEAVLGNVQEALSTDQRAFLYMPFMHSESAAMHVWAERLYREPGLEYNYDFELQHKAIIDRFGRYPHRNAILGRESTAEELAFLQQPGSSF from the coding sequence ATGCCGCATCAGCCCGATCAGGTGCTGCGATTCTGGTTCGAGGAGCTCGACCCCGCCCAATGGTGGGCCAAGGACGAGGCCCTGGATGCCGAGATCGCCCGGCGTTTCGGCGCGCTGCTCCGACGTGCCGCCGCGGGCGAGCTTCATGATTGGCGTACCACGCCCACGGGGCGGCTTGCCGAGATCCTGGTGTTGGACCAGTTCTCCCGCAATATCCACCGCGACACCCCGGCCGCCTTCGCCCAGGACCCCATGGCCCTGGCGCTGGCCCAGGAGGCGGTGCTGGGGAATGTCCAGGAGGCGCTGAGCACCGATCAGCGTGCCTTTCTCTACATGCCTTTCATGCACAGCGAATCGGCGGCCATGCACGTGTGGGCCGAGCGTCTTTATCGTGAACCCGGCCTGGAGTACAACTACGACTTCGAGCTGCAGCACAAGGCGATCATCGACCGCTTCGGCCGCTACCCACACCGCAACGCCATCCTGGGGCGGGAGTCCACGGCGGAGGAGCTGGCCTTCCTGCAGCAGCCCGGTTCCAGCTTCTAG
- the hemC gene encoding hydroxymethylbilane synthase yields MADDLIRIATRKSPLAVWQAEHVAAELRRHHPGLRVELVGMSTKGDRVLDAPLAKIGGKALFVKELENGLMDGRADIAVHSMKDVPVTFPEGLHLPVIMAREDPCDAFVSNDYEHFDELPHGAVLGTASLRRQCQVKARRPDLQIRLLRGNVNTRLAKLDAGEYAAIILAAAGLKRLELQSRIRYVMPPEESLPAVGQGALGIECRTDDARVNALIAPLDDPATHARLRAERAMNGRLQGSCQVPIGSYALLEGDQLWLRGLVGRPGGEEIVRGEIRGPASEAEQLGRALADDLLARGARAILDDLFDAEAMHR; encoded by the coding sequence ATGGCCGACGATCTGATCCGCATAGCCACCCGCAAGAGCCCGCTCGCCGTCTGGCAGGCCGAGCATGTCGCCGCCGAGCTGCGCCGCCATCACCCGGGGTTGCGGGTGGAACTGGTGGGCATGAGCACCAAGGGTGACCGGGTGCTGGATGCGCCGCTGGCGAAGATCGGCGGCAAGGCCCTGTTCGTCAAGGAGCTGGAGAACGGCCTGATGGACGGCCGCGCCGACATCGCCGTGCATTCCATGAAGGACGTGCCGGTGACCTTTCCCGAAGGCCTGCACCTGCCGGTGATCATGGCACGCGAAGACCCCTGCGACGCCTTCGTTTCCAACGACTATGAACATTTCGATGAACTGCCCCACGGGGCGGTGCTGGGCACCGCCAGTCTGCGCCGCCAGTGCCAGGTCAAGGCCAGGCGCCCGGATCTGCAGATTCGCCTGCTGCGGGGCAACGTCAACACCCGCCTGGCGAAGCTGGATGCGGGGGAATACGCCGCCATCATCCTCGCCGCCGCCGGCCTCAAGCGCCTGGAGCTGCAGTCGCGGATCCGCTATGTAATGCCCCCGGAGGAAAGCCTGCCGGCGGTGGGCCAGGGGGCGTTGGGTATCGAGTGTCGCACCGACGACGCGCGGGTAAACGCGCTGATCGCGCCCCTGGACGACCCGGCCACCCACGCCCGCCTGCGCGCCGAGCGCGCCATGAACGGCCGCCTGCAGGGCTCCTGCCAGGTGCCCATCGGCTCCTACGCCCTGCTGGAAGGCGATCAACTCTGGCTGCGCGGCCTGGTGGGCCGCCCCGGCGGGGAGGAAATCGTGCGCGGCGAGATTCGCGGCCCGGCGAGCGAGGCCGAGCAACTGGGCCGTGCCCTGGCGGATGATCTGCTCGCGCGCGGTGCCCGTGCCATCCTCGATGATCTGTTCGACGCCGAGGCCATGCACCGGTGA
- a CDS encoding heme biosynthesis HemY N-terminal domain-containing protein — protein MKKLILVLLALLLSVVAALWFREQGGYVFIQAGGWNLEMSLFVFVLATLLGVWLLWLAWHLLRGLWGAPSQVRGWWGERRRERARGELIRGMIRLAEGGAEDAEKLLLRDVARSDAPLLHYLAAAVAAQRRGSYADRDKYLAQADRTSRRARTAVGLLQAQLQIEARQWEQALASLSYLQERAPHNSRVLELLLRACEKLDDWRRVEQLLPELRKRRVLERPRLDALELDILRRRLRAATSEGAKSLDRSWAGASRGLREVPEAWLAYTHGLRMQQRDVEAERLLRAKLVRDWDERLLAEYGELNGEAVEPAYAQVEKWLKERSEDVGLLEAAGRLALRSKLWGRARDYLEAAASRRPTAATLRLLGELREAMGEPERAREAYYRALSLATGGVRPAELDELAGDTAPSLPQARP, from the coding sequence ATGAAAAAGCTGATTCTCGTCCTGCTTGCTCTGCTCCTCAGCGTTGTCGCTGCCCTGTGGTTCCGCGAGCAAGGGGGCTATGTGTTCATCCAGGCCGGCGGCTGGAACCTGGAGATGAGCCTGTTCGTCTTCGTGCTCGCCACCCTGCTTGGCGTCTGGCTGCTGTGGCTGGCCTGGCACCTGCTGCGCGGGCTGTGGGGCGCGCCCTCGCAGGTGCGCGGCTGGTGGGGTGAGCGGCGCCGCGAGCGTGCCCGCGGTGAGCTGATCCGCGGCATGATTCGCCTGGCCGAAGGCGGCGCGGAGGATGCCGAGAAGCTGCTGCTGCGCGATGTGGCCCGCAGCGATGCGCCCCTGCTGCATTATCTGGCCGCGGCGGTGGCCGCCCAGCGCCGCGGCTCCTATGCCGACCGTGACAAGTACCTGGCCCAGGCCGATCGCACCAGTCGCCGGGCGCGCACGGCGGTGGGGCTGTTGCAGGCACAGCTGCAGATCGAAGCGCGGCAGTGGGAGCAGGCCCTGGCGAGCTTGAGTTACCTGCAGGAGCGTGCCCCTCACAACAGCCGGGTGCTGGAGCTGCTGCTGCGTGCCTGCGAGAAGCTCGATGACTGGCGGCGCGTCGAGCAGCTGCTGCCCGAATTGCGCAAGCGCCGGGTGCTGGAACGGCCCCGGTTGGACGCGCTGGAGCTGGACATCCTGCGTAGGCGATTGCGCGCGGCCACCTCCGAGGGGGCGAAGAGCCTGGACCGTAGCTGGGCTGGGGCGAGCCGGGGCTTGCGGGAAGTGCCCGAGGCCTGGCTGGCTTACACCCACGGGCTGCGCATGCAGCAGCGGGACGTGGAAGCGGAACGCCTGTTGCGGGCGAAGCTGGTGCGGGATTGGGATGAGCGCCTGCTCGCCGAGTACGGGGAGCTGAATGGTGAGGCGGTGGAGCCGGCCTATGCGCAGGTGGAAAAGTGGCTCAAGGAGCGCAGCGAGGATGTCGGCTTGCTGGAGGCGGCGGGTCGGCTGGCGCTGCGGAGCAAGCTCTGGGGCCGGGCGCGGGATTATCTGGAAGCCGCTGCCTCACGGCGTCCCACCGCGGCCACCCTGCGTCTGCTCGGGGAGCTGCGCGAGGCCATGGGTGAGCCGGAGCGGGCCCGTGAAGCGTACTACCGGGCCCTGAGCCTGGCCACCGGCGGTGTGCGCCCCGCGGAGCTGGATGAGTTGGCCGGCGACACGGCCCCGAGCCTCCCCCAGGCGCGGCCATGA
- a CDS encoding MAPEG family protein translates to MDNALLVANVAQLLSTCLVLVLLTFAVALRMLWSRAREARAKRLHPQKLATSGQMAAHMEDTRAADNFRNLFEVPVLFYALASLAVALGHVPAWLVTGAWLFVLSRIAHSLIHCSYNRVLHRFIAFGGGFLLLVLMWLGYVADLTSALAA, encoded by the coding sequence ATGGACAACGCTCTGCTCGTCGCCAATGTGGCGCAACTGCTCAGCACCTGCCTGGTGTTGGTGCTGCTCACCTTCGCCGTGGCCTTGCGCATGCTCTGGAGCCGGGCGCGGGAGGCGCGCGCCAAGCGGCTGCACCCGCAGAAGCTGGCGACCTCCGGGCAGATGGCCGCGCACATGGAAGACACCCGCGCGGCGGACAATTTCCGTAACCTGTTCGAAGTGCCCGTGCTGTTCTATGCGCTGGCAAGCCTGGCCGTGGCCCTGGGGCATGTGCCCGCCTGGCTGGTCACCGGCGCCTGGCTGTTCGTGCTCTCGCGCATCGCCCACAGCCTCATCCACTGCAGCTACAACCGAGTGCTGCACCGTTTCATCGCCTTCGGCGGCGGCTTTCTACTCCTGGTGCTGATGTGGCTGGGCTACGTCGCCGATCTGACCTCGGCGCTGGCCGCTTGA
- a CDS encoding quinone oxidoreductase family protein produces MSHAIRVHQTGGPEVLSWEEVSVGDPGPGEARIRHTAVGLNFIDVYFRTGLYPHALPFTPGLEGAGVVEAVGEGVTEVSPGDRVAYAGGALGAYAQSRLIEADRLLRLPAGISDETGAAMMLKGMTAQYLLRRSYRVQPGDTLLVHAASGGVGSLLCQWGKHLGATVIGTVGSEEKGERARRLGATHTIDYSREDFVERVRELTGGAGVHAVYDSVGQATFLKSLDCLRPLGTLVSFGQSSGPVAPLDLGLLVQKGSLFLTRPTLFHYTASREDLLHTARELFQVVEQGAVHIEIGQRFPLQEAAEAHRALEGRRTTGSTVLTVG; encoded by the coding sequence ATGTCCCATGCCATCCGCGTACACCAGACCGGCGGCCCAGAGGTACTTAGCTGGGAAGAAGTCAGCGTCGGCGACCCGGGGCCGGGCGAGGCGCGTATCCGCCACACCGCCGTGGGCCTGAACTTCATCGATGTGTACTTCCGCACCGGGCTCTACCCCCACGCGCTGCCCTTCACCCCGGGCCTCGAGGGCGCGGGCGTGGTGGAGGCCGTGGGCGAGGGTGTCACCGAAGTCAGCCCCGGCGACCGGGTAGCCTATGCCGGCGGCGCGCTGGGCGCCTATGCGCAAAGCCGCCTGATCGAAGCCGACCGGCTGCTGCGCCTGCCCGCGGGCATCAGCGACGAGACCGGCGCGGCCATGATGCTCAAGGGCATGACCGCCCAGTACCTGCTGCGGCGCAGCTACCGGGTGCAGCCGGGCGATACCCTCCTGGTTCATGCCGCCTCCGGCGGGGTGGGCAGCCTGCTCTGCCAATGGGGCAAGCACCTGGGTGCCACGGTCATCGGCACGGTGGGCAGCGAGGAGAAGGGCGAACGGGCCCGCCGACTGGGCGCGACGCACACCATCGATTACAGCCGTGAAGACTTCGTCGAGCGGGTACGCGAACTCACCGGCGGTGCGGGTGTGCACGCGGTCTACGATTCCGTGGGCCAGGCCACCTTCCTGAAATCCCTGGACTGCCTGCGCCCCCTGGGCACGCTGGTGAGCTTCGGTCAGAGCTCCGGCCCGGTGGCGCCGTTGGACCTGGGGCTGTTGGTGCAGAAGGGCTCGCTGTTCCTCACCCGGCCGACCCTGTTCCACTACACCGCCAGCCGGGAAGACCTGCTGCACACCGCCCGGGAGTTGTTCCAGGTGGTGGAGCAGGGCGCCGTGCACATCGAGATCGGCCAGCGCTTTCCCTTGCAGGAGGCCGCCGAGGCCCACAGGGCGCTGGAAGGCCGGCGAACCACCGGCTCCACTGTGCTGACGGTGGGCTGA